A window of Lepidochelys kempii isolate rLepKem1 chromosome 1, rLepKem1.hap2, whole genome shotgun sequence contains these coding sequences:
- the LOC140916548 gene encoding olfactory receptor 52E2-like → MATFNLTLSGTSTFILLGIPGLEADHIWISIPFFIFYIISLLGNVTVLFVVGKEQTLHKPMYLLLCMLALTDIGMSTSVMPKALCIFWFNLKRITVRGCLTQMFFLHAASVMHSAVLVTMAFDRYVAICNPLRYANIVTNTQIAKLGLVGLIRAVLFILPLALLLSRLPFCANHIISHTYCEHIAVANISCGDIAVNRMYGLIIGFVVIGLDLTLIALSYCLIIRAVLRISSKKAHQKALNTCTAHICVMLMSYTPSLFSILTHRFGQGIAPQVHIILANLYFVIPPHAQPYHLWS, encoded by the coding sequence ATGGCAACTTTCAACCTCACCCTTTCTGGCACTTCAACATTCATCCTATTGGGCATCCCTGGCCTGGAAGCTGACCACATCtggatttccatccctttctttATATTCTACATTATCAGTCTGTTGGGAAATGTCACCGTTCTGTTTGTTGTAGGCAAAGAGCAGACCCTGCACAAGCCGATGtacctgctgctctgcatgctggcgCTCACAGATATCGGCATGTCTACCTCCGTGATGCCAAAGGCATTATgtatattttggttcaatttgaaaCGCATCACTGTGCgtggctgcctcacccagatgttcttcCTTCATGCAGCTTCTGTTATGCACTCAGCCGTCCTCGTGACAATGGCCTTTGATCGCTATGttgccatatgtaaccctctgagatatgCCAACATTGTCACCAACACACAAATAGCTAAGCTAGGGCTAGTGGGTTTGATAAGAGCTGTTCTCTTCATTTtgcccctggccctgctcctgaGCAGGCTGCCATTTTGTGCAAACCACATTATCTCCCACACGTACTGTGAGCACATAGCTGTGGCAAATATATCATGTGGGGACATTGCAGTCAATAGGATGTATGGCTTAATTATAGGATTTGTAGTCATCGGTTTAGACCTGACACTCATTGCCCTCTCCTACTGTCTGATCATCAGGGCTGTCCTTAGAATCTCTTCCAAGAAAGCCCACCAGAAAGCCCTCAACACCTGCACAGCCCACATCTGTGTGATGCTGATGTCTTAtactccctccctcttctccattCTGACACACCGGTTTGGTCAGGGCATCGCTCCGCAGGTTCACATCATCTTGGCCAACCTCTATTTTGTCATCCCCCCCCATGCTCAACCCTATCATTTATGGAGCTAA